The following proteins are encoded in a genomic region of Diabrotica virgifera virgifera chromosome 1, PGI_DIABVI_V3a:
- the LOC126879921 gene encoding uncharacterized protein LOC126879921: MLAGNAAGKVTPVYVVYKSEKLWQTWMENGPENARYSRSRSGWFDYQCFEDWFVNLMLPILKRQEGKKVLLGDNLSSHLNIEVIRQCENNNISFIALPPHATYLLQPLDVAFFRPMKGRWRAILHEWKDSMIGSRCGTIPKDQFPALLKKLMVSMNDRGAVGEEDATTVVEKDAAAVEEEEATTVGEKDATAVAKEEVDKPNIADYVIIQYERSMFPGVVTGVEKQGVNVSSMEKCGRFWKWPDRED; this comes from the coding sequence ATGCTGGCTGGAAATGCAGCTGGAAAAGTTACACCAGTTTATGTTGTATACAAGTCTGAAAAACTGTGGCAAACTTGGATGGAGAATGGACCTGAAAATGCTAGGTACAGCAGAAGCAGATCCGGCTGGTTTGATTACCAATGCTTCGAAGATTGGTTTGTTAACCTGATGCTGCCAATACTTAAAAGACAAGAAGGCAAAAAAGTCCTGCTAGGTGACAATTTGAGTTCACATTTGAATATCGAAGTGATTAGACAGTGTGAAAACAACAATATATCCTTTATAGCATTGCCTCCACATGCAACATACCTTTTGCAACCATTAGACGTTGCTTTCTTTCGGCCAATGAAAGGTAGGTGGAGAGCAATTCTACATGAATGGAAAGACAGTATGATTGGTAGCAGATGTGGAACAATACCAAAAGACCAATTTCCAGCTTTGTTAAAGAAATTGATGGTCTCCATGAATGACAGGGGAGCTGTGGGAGAAGAAGATGCCACCACTGTGGTAGAGAAAGATGCCGCCGCTGTGGAAGAAGAAGAGGCCACCACTGTAGGAGAGAAAGATGCCACCGCTGTGGCAAAGGAAGAAGTAGATAAGCCAAATATAGCGGACTACGTCATTATCCAATACGAGAGGTCTATGTTTCCAGGAGTGGTCACTGGAGTGGAAAAGCAAGGTGTGAATGTCAGCTCCATGGAGAAATGTGGAAGATTTTGGAAGTGGCCAGACCGGGAAGACTAG